In Vibrio stylophorae, the genomic stretch GACAGAATGAAACGATTATAAAGAATCTTAGAGATAATCTTAGAGATATCTTAAAGCAATCTTAGCTCCCCTATCCATAGGCAAGGAAAATAGTAAGCACCAGCAACTGATGCTTGAGTAATCTATAGACTAGAGTATTCATTTCCAAAGTGAATCTATAGGCAAGGAAAACTAATCAGACAGATGTGTGTTTACCTAATAAATTGATTTATAAGATTAACATGTCTGGCGTTACTGTTTCAGATAGCGATAGAGAGTAGCGATACCAACACCAGCCGCTTTGGCTGCTTTTTCTTTTGATAGTCTGTTCTCGTTAATTAGTTTTAGTGCTTCTTCACACTTGCGGACAGTTGCTTGTGACTGCTGCTTTCCTTTGTACTTACCCTCACTCTTTGCTCGTTCAATACCAATACGTTGCTTGTCTAATATCTCCTCACGTTGCATCTCAGCAACAGCAGCTAGTGTGGTTAAGACAAGCTTACCTGTAGAGCTAGTGACATCTATCATTCCAAGATCGTCTACATGAACAGCTACACTCTTTTCTTTCATATCCTCAATGAATTGCAATACCCCAGTAGTTGTACGACCTAAACGGCTTACAGACAGAACTAAGATACTGTCTCCCTTGCGTACTGTTGTACAAAGACTATTGAAGACAGGACGATCTATAGTCTTGCCTGACTCTTGCTCCATCATGACGATAGCGTTAGACCACTTCTTAAGTAGATGATCTGCCTGCTGCTTTACGTTTTGATCTGTTGTAGAGGTACGAGCGTAGATATATTGAGTCATGGCCTATCACTTAGTTACTATCAGTAAGGTGGTCTTATGATAATGCTATCATTTAAGTTGTCAATGATCTATATGATAGTCATGACGTGTATCTATCATAAGGGTTTAGTCTATTGATAGATGTATGCGCATCTTCAGAGGTGATAACGGAGAGTAGTTGATTTTTTTGGTGGATTGCAGATTTGCGTGGGCGGGGGAGTCCTGAGTATGTTTGTATATAAGTATATGCCCTCAGATTTTTCTAACAAATTAGCCCTCGCCCACTATTTGATCACTTAGCCGCAGCCATGTAGCAGTCGTAATTCACAGAGAAGATGAAGTCATCTAAGGCTTGTTTCTTGCCCTTGTATGTAGTGGCTTTAGGTATGGCGTAGGCTCGCTTAACGAGGACGGCTGCCAATGCTTCCTGACCTTCTATCTGCTGTGCCGCTGCGAGAGCTACAGCCTCATCTGTGCCGTTCTGGCGCTCCTTCATGATAACCGCAGCGGTATTCTCGGCAATATAGGTGCAGACAGCATAAGCTATCTTCTTCTTGTCCCCTGATTGCTGGGCTTCGATAAGGTCTTCTACAGTGACCGTGCTTTCTGGATAGCTCTCTTTGGTCAGCATAGGCTCCCATCCAGACAGATCTATCTTAGTCTTCTGGGTGGTCTTCTCAGCGGTCTTCTGTGGGGGCTTTGGGGTGTCTTGTGTGGTTTTCTGTGTGTCTGTATTAGCGCAGGCTGATAGAAGTAAAGCGGCGCATAGAGAGGCGAATAGTTTAGTTTTCATTGGGATGTGGTGCTGCTTAGAGAGAAAAATAAAGGTAGCAGATATTGCTTGAGCAGCAGCCAAGTAGGTGAACAAAGCTGCCGCAACTACTTCCTGACCAATACATAGATTTGGTATCCAGTACTGGTCAGTCGGTGTGATATTAATGCATATGAGTTATAAGACTACTGTTAATCACGATATATTTCATAAATAGTGGTTTAGTAACTGCTAGGAAATGGTAAGAGGTTCATATATTCCGTCAATTTCATCAGTGTGTAGCCAGAGCCGTATGCAGCACTAACGCTATCATCAGTCCACCCCGCGATTTGCTTAAATGCAGCCTCAGGTATGTTCGCCGATAAGGCATAGTCTTTGAAGTTATGACGCAAACTATGGAATGTGACTTTGTCTTCCTTGAGTTCTTGCTTCCTTGTGAAATTAGCATAGCGTTTACTGTATATGTCTGAGCGGTAGCCTGTTGCTTTGGATGTTGGTACATCAAATAGTGTTTCAGTCTTACTTTCCTTCGCAAAAGTGACAAACCCTAGTTTAAGTAGACTATTCGGAATAGGTACCTGCCGGATAGAAGAGAGATTTTTTACTGCCTTACCATCATCCTTGTTTACATCGATATACCAAATTCCTTCAGGTGACTGCCTTATGTCGGCAGGTGTTAGCTGAACTATTTCATTCATGCGAAGACCACAAAGACCTAAACGAACAGTCCAGTAATGCTTAGTGCCTTTGGTCAAATTTAGTAGTTTGTCTAATAGTTCAATTGGGTATGGGAAGCGCTTGTCTTTGTTCGCAACTGTTTTCTGAAGACGAATTTTTTCTGCTG encodes the following:
- a CDS encoding recombinase family protein, with protein sequence MTQYIYARTSTTDQNVKQQADHLLKKWSNAIVMMEQESGKTIDRPVFNSLCTTVRKGDSILVLSVSRLGRTTTGVLQFIEDMKEKSVAVHVDDLGMIDVTSSTGKLVLTTLAAVAEMQREEILDKQRIGIERAKSEGKYKGKQQSQATVRKCEEALKLINENRLSKEKAAKAAGVGIATLYRYLKQ